One genomic segment of Vagococcus intermedius includes these proteins:
- a CDS encoding helix-turn-helix transcriptional regulator, which translates to MEKITGRERLLKIFFHLTNGGQINPQQLALDYQCTERSIQRDLKLIRELLTDASLLIDSAPTPTPELVAVSGIDEIAYRLEQHNLYTSAEAFVIAKLLLTSRAFTKDELTRMMTVLFSHLDSDTQNCLHDLTKSEEYHYQQVSHQKPILTLLQSFIEHITKKQTLMTTYCLPKHDSIVEIYGVPLSLMFSENYFYVKMYSHHSDKLLTLRLDRFQKISLAKKALTVPQAKKIEDGIIQKKSLYMFSSGSDFGFTFRYWGAPEIVQDKFPEAEITYPKDQNYIEVKACSYEDGVIFWLLSQGNNAQVTHPLSLVTKMTEKIKEMATLYQLVP; encoded by the coding sequence ATGGAAAAAATAACAGGACGTGAACGACTTTTAAAAATTTTCTTCCACTTAACTAACGGAGGACAAATCAATCCTCAACAATTAGCCTTAGACTATCAATGCACGGAACGCTCAATTCAACGTGATCTAAAATTAATCAGAGAGCTCCTAACAGATGCCTCGCTGCTAATTGATTCAGCCCCCACTCCTACACCCGAACTTGTTGCTGTCTCAGGAATCGATGAGATAGCTTACCGACTTGAGCAACACAACTTATACACTAGTGCTGAAGCATTTGTCATTGCCAAATTACTTTTAACTAGTCGAGCTTTTACCAAAGATGAGCTGACACGCATGATGACTGTTCTATTCTCTCACCTTGATTCGGACACGCAAAACTGTTTACATGACTTAACTAAGAGTGAAGAATACCACTATCAACAAGTTTCTCATCAAAAACCGATCTTAACCTTACTGCAATCTTTTATTGAGCACATCACTAAAAAGCAAACACTTATGACTACCTATTGTCTCCCAAAACATGACTCAATTGTAGAAATATATGGTGTCCCTCTTTCACTGATGTTCTCAGAAAATTATTTTTACGTTAAAATGTACAGCCATCATTCTGACAAATTGCTAACCTTACGCTTAGATCGCTTCCAAAAGATAAGTCTAGCAAAAAAAGCTTTGACTGTACCTCAAGCTAAAAAAATAGAAGATGGTATTATACAGAAGAAAAGTTTGTATATGTTCTCCTCAGGTAGCGATTTTGGTTTCACCTTTCGCTACTGGGGAGCACCTGAAATCGTTCAAGATAAATTTCCAGAGGCAGAGATTACTTACCCAAAAGATCAAAACTATATTGAAGTCAAGGCTTGTTCTTATGAAGATGGCGTCATTTTTTGGTTACTCAGTCAAGGCAATAACGCTCAAGTAACGCACCCCCTTTCACTAGTAACTAAAATGACAGAAAAAATAAAAGAAATGGCTACACTCTATCAACTAGTACCCTAA
- a CDS encoding DUF3324 domain-containing protein: MLKKLKRLVMMTLILISLGLGNSALASENKLNFTPTIKQTEQKMDDSQTDFKLKGEAGKTVELALEIKNESDQPISLKTGMKDAATNNQGIVNYTADQKVINKELSLAKLADYTEKFTLNGYEKKGIKIKITLPKKPFSGILLGGLLIEQEADKKGTSMIKNAFSYSIPVVVVESEENIDADLVFNKVSPELTGGRNALKISLDNPVNNLLPEAKYHVDVTKKNEKEILYKDELKGISFAPNSTFHHYVEMGKDTYKAGSYIAHIKVNSPYGDWQWNELFEIKTDVAKKLNEESVSIERMSQMMKIMILVVILLVVLLLIILYVMRRKLKAAKNNKT, from the coding sequence ATGTTAAAAAAATTAAAAAGGCTAGTTATGATGACACTCATTTTAATTAGTTTAGGTCTAGGAAATTCAGCTTTAGCTAGTGAAAATAAACTGAATTTCACACCAACAATCAAGCAAACAGAGCAAAAAATGGATGATTCTCAGACTGATTTTAAACTAAAAGGCGAAGCTGGAAAAACTGTAGAATTGGCATTAGAAATTAAAAATGAAAGTGATCAACCCATTTCATTAAAAACAGGGATGAAAGATGCCGCTACAAATAATCAAGGAATTGTCAATTATACAGCAGATCAAAAAGTAATAAATAAAGAGTTATCTTTAGCTAAATTAGCAGATTACACTGAGAAATTCACCTTAAATGGCTATGAAAAAAAAGGAATTAAAATCAAAATCACTTTACCGAAAAAGCCCTTTTCTGGCATCTTATTAGGAGGACTGTTGATTGAACAAGAAGCCGATAAAAAAGGAACTAGCATGATTAAAAATGCTTTTTCATACTCAATCCCAGTCGTCGTGGTTGAATCAGAAGAAAATATTGATGCAGATTTGGTATTTAATAAAGTTAGCCCTGAATTAACTGGTGGTCGTAATGCATTAAAAATTAGTCTGGATAATCCTGTTAATAATTTATTGCCAGAAGCTAAGTATCATGTAGACGTCACGAAAAAAAATGAAAAAGAAATATTGTATAAAGATGAATTGAAAGGAATCAGTTTTGCTCCTAATAGTACGTTTCATCATTATGTTGAGATGGGGAAAGATACTTACAAAGCTGGAAGTTATATCGCTCATATCAAAGTTAATTCCCCTTATGGAGATTGGCAGTGGAATGAATTGTTTGAAATAAAAACAGACGTTGCCAAAAAACTTAATGAAGAATCTGTGAGTATTGAGCGGATGAGTCAAATGATGAAAATCATGATTCTAGTTGTAATTCTTTTAGTAGTATTGCTACTTATTATTCTTTATGTGATGAGACGGAAGTTAAAGGCTGCAAAAAATAATAAAACATAG
- a CDS encoding WxL domain-containing protein, with the protein MKTTKVVGLVMATTILGTSGAMLVNAEEEKSATNVTTTAKVEFTTNDSGETPPTDPGKPGEEVEPPEDGGEHGGAGALRIDWASNFDFGSSEIKNSGQDLKLPVLRKGDQKLAHFVQVSDLRGEDSPNWTLSVKASSLNKVAKEEGTRTDSAKITGAHIDFTSAPIFATGSTNQEVPAEKPEWQAQSINLDDADGQTLITASGDGARGTWSMGMTSKVDGEVLESDSDINLVIPQSEVGKIRKGSYKADLNWNLSGELAATKTGFMAPTTK; encoded by the coding sequence ATGAAAACGACAAAGGTAGTTGGTTTAGTTATGGCAACAACAATTTTAGGAACATCAGGAGCAATGCTAGTGAATGCTGAGGAAGAAAAATCAGCAACTAATGTGACGACAACAGCTAAAGTAGAATTTACGACTAACGATTCAGGAGAAACACCACCAACAGATCCAGGTAAACCAGGAGAAGAAGTTGAACCTCCAGAAGATGGCGGTGAGCATGGTGGAGCTGGAGCTTTAAGAATTGACTGGGCTTCAAACTTTGATTTTGGTTCAAGTGAAATTAAAAATAGTGGTCAAGATTTAAAATTACCAGTATTAAGAAAAGGTGATCAGAAGTTAGCTCACTTCGTCCAAGTGTCTGACTTACGTGGGGAAGATTCTCCAAATTGGACCTTGTCAGTTAAAGCAAGTTCTTTAAACAAAGTTGCTAAAGAAGAGGGAACTAGAACTGATAGTGCTAAAATCACAGGAGCACACATTGATTTTACATCAGCTCCAATTTTTGCAACAGGATCTACTAACCAAGAAGTACCAGCTGAAAAACCTGAATGGCAAGCACAAAGTATTAATTTAGATGATGCAGATGGGCAAACATTAATCACTGCATCAGGTGATGGTGCTCGTGGAACATGGTCAATGGGGATGACAAGTAAGGTTGATGGGGAAGTACTTGAAAGCGATTCTGATATTAATTTGGTAATTCCTCAATCAGAAGTAGGTAAAATTCGTAAAGGTAGTTATAAAGCTGATTTAAACTGGAATCTAAGTGGTGAACTTGCTGCTACTAAAACAGGATTTATGGCACCAACAACAAAATAA
- a CDS encoding LPXTG cell wall anchor domain-containing protein has protein sequence MTLKKIVLATLLSVVLGSLGTLMTYADQVDEVVTHAEIEFLNDAPPLQPPLPPTIAVPDKQDDKEQKDPSGKIFKKPTKDKTTPKKAIELSKKGDSLKKPEKTKKLDNEGKTSKNFPQTGELKNNKILIFGLIILVMVGLLYKKNKQKEND, from the coding sequence ATGACATTAAAAAAAATAGTGCTCGCGACTTTACTAAGTGTAGTTTTAGGTAGTCTAGGGACGCTGATGACTTATGCGGATCAAGTTGATGAAGTAGTGACGCATGCTGAAATTGAATTTTTAAATGATGCACCGCCACTTCAACCCCCACTACCGCCAACAATTGCAGTACCAGATAAACAAGATGATAAAGAGCAAAAAGATCCTTCAGGTAAGATCTTTAAAAAACCAACGAAGGATAAAACTACTCCAAAAAAGGCAATAGAGTTAAGTAAAAAAGGTGATAGTTTAAAAAAACCGGAAAAGACTAAAAAATTAGATAATGAAGGCAAAACTTCAAAAAATTTTCCGCAAACAGGCGAACTAAAAAATAATAAGATACTAATTTTCGGCTTAATTATATTAGTGATGGTCGGATTATTATATAAAAAAAATAAACAAAAGGAGAATGATTAA
- a CDS encoding lectin-like domain-containing protein — MKRTALSALFSLILVSNIPVQVMAYSPEVVTRESLSFQKELSTTQEKFWEQSEPVDKFIEKLKKDAKDDELIRLEKFQTLFQKALDNPASSKGQVEKEFLSIIHSVSKTQPEAIELLKKDLQSNFSDDDVKNETEETTVSSEEEIDPETKVDTQKDTAVMESEDLKETIQDLDAKSQELPTEVDVIEDSKESKSNSEEPQIVSEEESEENTKESEETLEQISDEIEAETEVSSVEEKNSQESSDDATDNSQETSRLSDVETYEAKKETIEDIVATAPPGLRTTDLFNMPKSKHDGIENKASVMTNKATNTDIVVITPDAGEQIGVIWSKKTYKLNIKKDFKIRAKMYFGNKGTKAADGMTFTLHNPGKDQGSYDENGDAIVMGNAGGSLGVMGRANNKNDKPWEMAVQNAFAIEFDSHVNGSGLDKGIPNKNFHIASYYPAEQNYYANNSGHTLTHDGLIKFAPSRHQSDGKWHDFEIDYKVETQKLTYIYDGQSQTVSLKSELLDLSSAENNSMMYWGFTGATGGDSTTQAVVFEELPDLGNTSNKQDVKKVINNQEESVDNTSDSVQSGDELFYEYKIAYGEGKQVTKQMHLNASLNDLAQVTDESLKKIEVRYQKYDKYGGGELLAPQGNQSGNYQVKMSENGLEFDHLGPLGPEDGEAEYYQSMVVRVPIIVDKKYTLQEPKLVRDNFTIREQNYPDMTKQTNDGLKKSSVEYTINPVKVDLKLDKINDLQRELNQNESSTKEPLYHVSGELKTADNFDLTGTTLRISSNEGGLVTKQNKPVTLETDKLKKNDIFKIELEDNQLIASKKINYQLVDKSGKVLIEKSQIVEDATPPTGDLRDPIYVIKNKLPEDPNIFILNKQDSNDQNQEVKVTYTSSEAMKEAVANTSPIDETGNFIKKQSQLTLTDDAGNYVDLNKKVMIVLDSTLWLEVQDTTLTAKELVKDAPKQPALIAQRERITADTLKNMLREKGLRGNYLNLETQEIEDVTDEINLQELDKVSYQPGTYPIKALLTKGNVEATEQPFKITVTDGQIGLAVEGELTYQPTITSLFNQRYSADNEVILSVKDQRYAKDGWQLDVSAKRFTKDKQLISLEQLELLGKSGKKISSIQRENGFSFSDNTLKSLEKNNLANDQSKLSIQLQTTEGTNWAKKSDQYETELMWQLTATGEEFKTLSFGIPKVRE; from the coding sequence ATGAAAAGAACAGCATTAAGTGCCTTGTTTTCGTTAATATTAGTAAGTAATATTCCAGTTCAGGTAATGGCATATTCGCCTGAAGTTGTGACAAGAGAAAGTTTAAGTTTTCAAAAAGAACTGAGTACAACTCAAGAAAAATTTTGGGAGCAGAGTGAGCCTGTTGATAAGTTTATTGAAAAATTAAAAAAAGATGCAAAAGATGATGAGTTAATCAGACTAGAAAAATTTCAAACTTTATTTCAAAAGGCTTTAGACAACCCGGCTAGTTCAAAGGGACAAGTGGAAAAAGAATTTTTAAGTATCATTCACTCAGTTTCCAAGACACAGCCTGAAGCAATCGAGTTACTAAAAAAAGACCTACAGAGTAATTTTTCTGACGATGATGTAAAAAATGAGACTGAGGAAACGACAGTGAGCTCTGAAGAAGAAATAGATCCAGAGACTAAAGTTGATACTCAAAAAGATACAGCGGTAATGGAATCTGAAGATTTAAAGGAAACGATTCAAGATTTAGATGCAAAATCTCAAGAGCTACCAACAGAAGTAGACGTAATAGAAGATTCTAAGGAATCTAAATCTAACTCTGAAGAGCCTCAAATAGTTTCAGAAGAAGAGTCAGAAGAGAACACTAAAGAATCAGAGGAGACTCTGGAACAAATAAGTGACGAGATTGAGGCTGAGACTGAGGTATCTAGTGTTGAAGAAAAAAATAGTCAAGAAAGTTCTGACGACGCTACTGACAACTCCCAAGAAACGTCTAGATTAAGTGATGTTGAAACCTATGAAGCAAAAAAAGAGACCATTGAAGATATAGTAGCCACTGCGCCACCAGGATTAAGGACCACGGACTTATTCAATATGCCAAAATCAAAGCATGATGGGATAGAAAATAAAGCAAGTGTGATGACAAATAAAGCGACTAATACGGATATTGTTGTGATTACGCCAGATGCAGGTGAGCAAATTGGGGTTATCTGGTCTAAGAAGACCTATAAATTAAATATAAAAAAAGATTTTAAGATACGGGCTAAGATGTATTTTGGCAACAAAGGGACTAAGGCAGCTGATGGTATGACATTTACCCTTCATAATCCGGGAAAAGATCAAGGCAGTTATGATGAGAATGGTGACGCAATTGTGATGGGGAATGCTGGTGGATCGTTAGGTGTGATGGGCAGAGCAAATAATAAGAACGATAAACCATGGGAAATGGCAGTACAAAATGCCTTTGCGATAGAATTTGATAGTCATGTCAATGGTAGTGGGTTAGATAAGGGAATTCCAAACAAAAATTTTCATATAGCTAGTTATTATCCAGCAGAACAAAATTATTATGCTAACAATAGTGGACATACCTTAACTCATGATGGCTTGATTAAATTTGCACCAAGTCGGCACCAATCTGATGGGAAGTGGCATGATTTTGAAATCGATTATAAAGTAGAGACCCAAAAATTAACCTATATATACGATGGACAATCTCAAACAGTTTCTTTAAAGAGTGAGTTGTTAGATCTTTCAAGCGCAGAAAATAATTCAATGATGTATTGGGGATTTACTGGAGCAACAGGAGGTGATTCAACAACTCAAGCGGTTGTTTTTGAAGAATTACCTGATTTAGGAAATACTTCCAATAAGCAAGATGTCAAAAAAGTAATCAATAATCAAGAAGAGTCTGTTGATAACACAAGTGATAGTGTGCAGTCAGGAGATGAATTATTTTATGAATATAAAATTGCTTATGGTGAAGGGAAGCAAGTGACTAAACAAATGCATCTTAATGCCTCATTAAATGATCTCGCACAGGTTACGGATGAGTCATTGAAAAAGATTGAAGTCAGGTATCAAAAATACGATAAATATGGCGGTGGTGAGCTGCTTGCGCCTCAAGGGAATCAGTCAGGAAATTATCAAGTGAAAATGTCTGAAAATGGTTTAGAATTTGATCATTTAGGTCCCCTTGGACCAGAGGATGGAGAGGCTGAATATTATCAAAGTATGGTTGTTCGCGTACCGATTATTGTTGATAAAAAGTATACCTTACAAGAACCAAAACTTGTTAGAGATAACTTTACGATTAGGGAACAAAACTATCCAGATATGACGAAACAAACGAATGATGGGTTAAAAAAAAGTAGTGTAGAATATACCATCAATCCAGTAAAAGTAGACTTAAAGCTAGATAAAATCAATGATCTTCAAAGAGAATTAAATCAAAATGAAAGTTCAACTAAAGAACCCCTCTATCATGTGAGTGGGGAGTTGAAAACAGCAGATAATTTTGATTTGACAGGCACTACCTTAAGAATTTCCAGTAATGAAGGTGGACTGGTAACTAAACAAAATAAACCAGTTACGTTAGAAACTGATAAGTTGAAAAAAAATGACATCTTTAAGATTGAACTGGAAGATAACCAATTGATAGCGTCTAAAAAGATAAATTACCAATTGGTTGATAAATCTGGCAAAGTGTTGATTGAAAAGTCACAAATTGTTGAAGATGCCACACCACCGACAGGAGATTTAAGAGATCCAATATATGTCATTAAAAATAAATTGCCTGAAGATCCTAATATTTTTATTCTAAATAAACAAGACAGTAATGATCAAAATCAAGAAGTTAAGGTTACTTATACAAGCAGTGAGGCTATGAAAGAAGCAGTAGCTAATACATCACCAATTGATGAGACTGGTAATTTTATCAAAAAACAGAGCCAGTTGACTTTAACAGACGATGCTGGTAATTATGTGGATCTAAATAAAAAGGTCATGATTGTTTTAGATTCTACTTTATGGCTAGAGGTTCAAGATACTACGCTAACAGCTAAAGAGTTAGTGAAAGATGCACCCAAGCAACCTGCTCTAATAGCACAAAGAGAACGAATCACAGCTGATACTCTTAAAAATATGCTAAGAGAAAAGGGGTTGCGAGGGAACTATCTTAATCTAGAGACCCAAGAAATTGAAGATGTTACGGATGAAATTAACTTACAAGAGTTAGATAAAGTCAGTTATCAACCCGGTACGTATCCAATAAAAGCATTGTTAACTAAGGGAAATGTAGAGGCAACTGAACAACCTTTTAAAATCACAGTTACAGATGGTCAAATCGGGCTGGCAGTTGAGGGGGAGTTAACGTATCAGCCGACGATTACTTCCCTTTTTAATCAAAGATATTCAGCTGATAATGAAGTTATTTTATCGGTGAAAGATCAACGTTATGCCAAAGATGGTTGGCAGTTAGATGTTTCAGCTAAACGGTTTACAAAAGACAAACAATTGATTTCTTTAGAGCAGTTAGAATTGTTAGGAAAATCAGGTAAAAAAATAAGTAGTATCCAAAGGGAAAATGGGTTTAGTTTCTCAGATAATACTCTTAAATCATTAGAAAAAAACAACTTAGCCAATGATCAGTCTAAGTTATCAATTCAATTACAAACGACTGAAGGCACTAATTGGGCTAAAAAGAGCGACCAATATGAAACAGAATTGATGTGGCAGTTGACGGCAACCGGAGAAGAATTTAAAACGTTATCCTTTGGGATACCTAAAGTGAGGGAGTGA
- a CDS encoding bifunctional 2-keto-4-hydroxyglutarate aldolase/2-keto-3-deoxy-6-phosphogluconate aldolase, whose translation MKTPLAVVRTNTSEQALQATKAVITGGIQAIEITFSVPQAEQVIATLKADCQDDPRVIIGAGTILDPQMASTAIAAGAEFIVSPCFDQGTADLCHLYQVPYLPGCMTINEIKQAMQAGSEVVKLFPANHFHSNFIKTVQAPLPQVAIMPTGGINLANLLEWKQAGALMVGIGGNLFQGVSEGNYELVSKTAQEYSKIWHQTL comes from the coding sequence ATAAAAACACCGCTAGCAGTTGTCAGAACAAATACAAGTGAACAAGCGCTGCAAGCTACCAAAGCAGTCATCACAGGTGGCATTCAAGCCATTGAGATTACTTTTTCAGTTCCACAAGCAGAGCAGGTTATTGCAACGTTGAAAGCAGATTGTCAGGATGATCCACGGGTTATCATTGGTGCTGGGACTATTTTAGATCCCCAGATGGCGAGTACAGCTATTGCAGCTGGGGCCGAGTTTATCGTGAGTCCATGTTTTGATCAAGGGACTGCCGATCTTTGTCACTTATATCAAGTTCCTTATCTACCAGGTTGTATGACAATTAATGAAATAAAACAAGCCATGCAAGCTGGGTCAGAGGTGGTAAAACTATTTCCAGCCAATCATTTTCACTCAAATTTTATTAAGACGGTTCAAGCACCGTTACCTCAGGTCGCTATTATGCCAACTGGTGGTATTAATTTGGCTAACTTATTAGAATGGAAACAAGCTGGAGCGCTTATGGTAGGCATTGGTGGTAATTTATTTCAAGGTGTTTCAGAGGGTAATTATGAGTTGGTATCAAAAACAGCCCAAGAGTATAGTAAAATATGGCATCAGACGTTGTAA
- a CDS encoding glycoside hydrolase family 1 protein translates to MYDLKKGFPKNFLWGGATAACQIEGAYDIDGRSLSTSDIHCYHVDVDRKLTVEDEHTAESLQAAMNDTTSYFPKRQGNDFYHRYKEDIALMKEMGFKSFRLSIAWPRIFPQGDELEPNEAGLAFYDQVIDEIVNNGMEPIVTMLHYDIPLNIVTKYGGFKNKAVIEMMVRYGKVLLERYADRVHYWIPFNQINLIQYCGFKSLGLVLDQSENFEEDQYRAIHNQFLINAKLKEIAKEMPENPQIGIMLADCTFYPHTCKPENVSFAMTRNRMQYFFSDVALRGSYPRPMLRWFSENNIHFEITEEDERLLQDNPSDYLAFSYYYSRTVDASINSMDAADITDNPYLKANDWGWTIDPLGFYNSMSQYWDRYQKPLMVTENGFGYQDVFENETVHDDYRIDYLREHIKAMKEAVKDGVELLGYLPWGPIDLVSSGTAEMSKRYGFVYVDYNDLGEGTGDRYKKDSFDWYKKVIESNGEEL, encoded by the coding sequence ATGTACGACTTAAAAAAAGGGTTTCCGAAAAATTTCTTATGGGGAGGGGCTACCGCAGCTTGCCAAATTGAAGGGGCATACGATATAGATGGCCGTTCATTATCAACGTCAGATATTCACTGTTACCATGTAGACGTTGACCGTAAATTAACCGTAGAGGACGAGCACACCGCAGAGAGTTTACAAGCCGCAATGAATGACACAACGTCTTACTTCCCAAAGCGTCAGGGAAATGATTTCTATCACCGCTATAAAGAAGACATCGCGCTAATGAAAGAGATGGGCTTTAAGTCATTCCGCTTATCCATTGCGTGGCCTCGTATCTTCCCACAAGGTGACGAGCTAGAGCCAAACGAAGCAGGGCTAGCTTTTTATGATCAAGTCATTGACGAGATTGTCAATAATGGTATGGAACCTATCGTGACAATGCTACACTATGATATTCCGTTAAATATCGTAACCAAATACGGCGGATTTAAAAATAAAGCGGTTATCGAGATGATGGTTCGCTACGGTAAGGTGTTATTAGAACGCTATGCAGACCGTGTGCATTACTGGATTCCATTCAATCAAATCAACTTAATCCAATATTGTGGGTTCAAATCATTAGGACTTGTTTTAGATCAAAGTGAAAACTTTGAGGAAGACCAGTACCGTGCGATTCATAATCAGTTTTTAATTAATGCTAAGCTAAAAGAAATCGCCAAAGAGATGCCAGAAAACCCTCAAATCGGCATTATGCTAGCAGACTGTACTTTCTATCCACATACGTGTAAGCCAGAAAATGTGAGCTTTGCCATGACACGTAATAGAATGCAATATTTCTTCTCAGACGTGGCTCTTCGTGGAAGCTATCCAAGACCCATGTTACGTTGGTTTAGTGAAAATAACATCCATTTCGAGATAACTGAAGAGGATGAGCGTTTATTACAAGATAATCCCTCTGATTACCTAGCCTTTTCGTATTATTACTCACGTACCGTAGATGCCAGTATAAATAGTATGGATGCGGCTGATATAACCGATAATCCCTATTTAAAAGCCAATGACTGGGGCTGGACGATTGACCCCCTAGGCTTCTACAACAGCATGAGTCAATATTGGGATAGATACCAAAAACCACTAATGGTTACAGAAAACGGCTTCGGTTACCAAGATGTCTTCGAAAATGAAACCGTACACGATGATTATCGTATCGATTACTTAAGAGAACACATCAAGGCAATGAAAGAAGCAGTCAAAGACGGCGTTGAGCTACTAGGCTATCTACCGTGGGGACCAATTGACCTAGTCAGCTCAGGAACAGCTGAGATGAGTAAACGCTATGGCTTTGTCTATGTCGACTATAACGACTTAGGTGAAGGAACTGGTGACCGATATAAAAAAGATAGCTTCGACTGGTATAAGAAAGTTATTGAAAGTAATGGGGAAGAGTTATAA
- a CDS encoding PTS lactose/cellobiose transporter subunit IIA, with protein sequence MKSEEELIEVAMTIIIHAGDGRVKGYEAIEFARNGHFDQARVSLKEAHDEIVIAHHSQTNIIQGEMSGEKHAHSLLFAHAQDTLMTIASEVKLMAIFVELFEKMSHQS encoded by the coding sequence ATGAAAAGTGAAGAAGAATTAATTGAAGTTGCTATGACTATTATTATCCATGCCGGAGATGGGCGAGTGAAAGGCTACGAAGCCATTGAATTTGCTCGTAATGGTCACTTTGACCAAGCCAGAGTATCCTTAAAAGAAGCTCACGATGAGATTGTTATCGCTCATCACTCACAAACTAATATAATTCAAGGGGAGATGAGTGGTGAGAAACACGCACACAGTCTGTTATTTGCCCACGCTCAAGATACACTGATGACGATTGCCAGTGAAGTTAAATTGATGGCAATTTTTGTTGAGTTATTTGAAAAAATGTCGCACCAATCGTAA
- a CDS encoding PTS sugar transporter subunit IIC produces the protein MKLFMTWLEGSFAPAMQELTKRPWISAVSSSMQKLIPFILTGSMVFFYNVFRSYLDFLPDFGKLADYTFGMIGLITAFMVTNQAMEKLKHPGYTVSASLVSVSVFLMYCNPDVTDGIMTVQFERLGPTGILVGMIAGLFVALIFHHYGNLNFLKESDIPDFLVEWIHNIIPIAISIGFSAILIFRFNMDIFDLIIKLFSPLQNFGQTLPGFILLCFIPTFLYTLGISSWLFGPVSTPIYMAGINANIAAVQAGHAATNIVTSETVFTAALITMGGMGSTLVLNILMMRSKSVKLRTIGKICIGPSIFNINEPIMFSGPVVMNPLLMVPTWVNTIVGLLIIWFGMRWGLLNIPSKMIQVGQIPAPFSSVMITEDWRAVIFYIVLFILYWLICLPFFRVYEKQVLAEEVALTEGVA, from the coding sequence ATGAAACTATTTATGACTTGGCTAGAAGGTTCCTTTGCACCAGCTATGCAAGAGCTAACCAAACGACCTTGGATTTCCGCTGTTTCCAGTTCCATGCAAAAATTAATTCCTTTTATCCTAACAGGTTCGATGGTCTTTTTTTATAACGTATTTCGCTCTTATTTAGATTTTCTCCCTGATTTTGGCAAGCTTGCCGATTACACCTTCGGCATGATTGGGTTGATTACTGCCTTCATGGTAACTAATCAAGCTATGGAGAAGTTAAAACACCCAGGTTACACCGTTTCTGCCAGTCTCGTGTCCGTTTCTGTTTTTCTCATGTATTGCAACCCAGACGTCACCGATGGTATCATGACCGTTCAGTTCGAGCGTTTAGGCCCCACTGGCATTTTGGTCGGGATGATTGCCGGCCTCTTCGTCGCACTTATTTTTCATCACTATGGCAACCTCAATTTCCTCAAAGAGTCTGACATTCCTGATTTTTTAGTGGAGTGGATTCACAACATCATTCCCATTGCGATTTCAATCGGCTTCTCTGCTATCCTCATTTTCCGTTTCAACATGGACATCTTTGATTTAATCATTAAACTCTTTTCCCCCTTACAAAATTTTGGACAGACGTTACCAGGCTTTATCCTATTATGTTTTATTCCCACCTTCCTTTATACACTCGGCATTTCCAGTTGGTTATTTGGGCCAGTCTCAACACCGATTTACATGGCAGGTATCAATGCCAATATTGCAGCGGTTCAAGCAGGACATGCCGCAACTAATATTGTCACCAGTGAAACAGTCTTTACTGCCGCACTGATCACCATGGGAGGCATGGGTTCAACCTTAGTCTTAAACATTTTGATGATGCGCTCTAAATCAGTTAAACTGCGAACAATTGGCAAGATTTGTATTGGCCCCTCTATCTTTAATATTAACGAACCGATCATGTTCAGTGGACCAGTCGTAATGAACCCATTATTGATGGTACCCACCTGGGTTAATACTATTGTAGGACTACTCATAATTTGGTTCGGCATGCGCTGGGGGTTGTTAAATATTCCCAGTAAAATGATTCAAGTTGGTCAAATCCCTGCTCCATTTTCAAGTGTCATGATTACCGAAGATTGGCGGGCTGTTATTTTCTATATCGTCTTATTTATCCTCTATTGGTTAATCTGTCTACCATTTTTTAGAGTGTATGAAAAGCAAGTTCTCGCTGAAGAAGTCGCCTTAACAGAAGGAGTAGCCTAA